The segment CTCTCGGTCAACGACCGCATCGTCGAGATAACCGGGTTCGCGCGCGAACGGTTGCTCGGCGAGCACGTGTCGGTGCTCTTCGGCAGGGACAGTGAGACGATCGAACGCGAGATCGACCGCCTCCGAGCGACCCCCTCCGACGACAGCCGGTTACTCGATCTCACCGTGGAGACCGCCGACAGCGAACAGATTCGCTGTGAACTGCGGGTGAACGTACTCCGGTCGGATGATACCGTACAGGAAACGGTCGGTATCGTCCGCGAAACTGGCGGACGTCGACGGAGGAAACCGGAAGCCACCGAAGCGACCTTCCGCCGACTGTTCGAGAACGTGCCCGGAAACTATCTGATCGTACAGCCCGGAGGGTACGAAATCGTGGCCGTGAGCGACGCGTATCTCGACGCGACGATGACCGAGCGATCGGAGATCCTGGGTAAGACGTTGTTCGAGATCTTTCCGAACAACCCAGACGACCCGGCCGATGGCGTCGAGAACCTCCGTGAGTCGCTCGAGAGGGTAGCGGAGTCCGGGGAACCGGACACCATGCCGGTGACGCACTATCCGATTCCCGACCGCGGAACCGGTGGCGGTGAGCCGAGCGAAGCGAGGCGATCCCCATCGGGCGAGCGCACCGAGTTCGGCGGCGAAGAGTTCGAAGAGCGGTGGTGGAATCCGATCAATTCGCCGGTGTTCGACCCGACTGGCAAAATCGACTACATCGTCCACAGCGTCGAGGACATCACTCCAATCGTCCAGGAACTTCAGGCAGAGGACGAACAGGAGCTGTTACACGCTCCCGACACGTCGGATTCACAGCTCGTATCGGGGTCGAATTCACAGCTCGCATCTGACATCGCGCTGCGCGGACAGGAGTTACTACAGCAGGCGAAACAAAGCGCGTACGAACAACTGCACGAGAGCGAAGAGCGCTTTCGCGCGTTGGTCACCACCACGTCGGATGCGGTGTTCAGCACGAACGCGGACTGGAGCGAGATGCACAGGTTAGAGGGATCTGATTTCCTCGCTGACACCGACGAGGAAGGGCCGTCGTGGGTTGAAAAATACGTACCCCCCGATGACCGGCCGCGCGTTCAGCGAACTATCGACGAAGCCATTCGTGCGAAACGCAGCTTCGAGTTGGAACACCGGATCGTTCGTGAAGACGGCACAGCAGCCTGGATCGTCTTGCGCGCCACACCGCTCCTGAACGAGGACGGCGAAATCACTCGATGGTTGGGCGCGGCGAACGACGTGACCGAACGGGTCGAACGCGAGCGATATCTCGAGGATGCGAAAGAGCGACTGGAAGCGGCGACAGAAGCCGGCGCTGTCGGGACCTGGGAGTGGCACATTCCCGAAGACCGGCTGGTCACGGGCGTGTCGTTCGCCAAGAAGTTCGGGATCGATCCCGACGCGGCCTCGGAGGGCGTGTCGTTCGACCGGTTCGCCTCGGCCATCCACGACGACGACCGCGAGCGGGTCGAACGCGAGATCGAGGCCGCCATCGAATCGGGTGAGGAGTACGAAGAAGAGTACCGCGTCTGGGACGACGACGACGAACTCCGGTGGGTCGTCGCGCGCGGTCACGTCGAGTACGATGACGGAAACCCGACAACCTTCCCCGGTGCCCTGGCCGATATCACCGAGCGAAAGCGGTTCGAGCGCCGACTCGAGGAATCCAACAAGCGCCTCGAACAGTTCGCGTACGCCGCCTCACACGACCTCCAAGAGCCCCTGCGGATGGTCACGAGCTATCTCCAGTTGATCGAGCGCCGCTACGCGGATGAGCTCGACGAAGACGGTGAGGAGTTCATCCAGTTCGCCACCGACGGTGCCGACCGGATGCGCGAGATGATCGAGGGACTGCTCGAGTACTCGCGGATCGAAACGCGCGGCGATCCCTTCGAGCAGATCGATCTAGACGCCGTTCTGGCGGACGTTCGCCGGGATCTTCAGGTGAGAATCGAAGAGAGCGATGCCGAGATTACGGCCGAGCCGCTGCCCCACGTCGAGGCTGATCCGGGACAGGTACGTCAGGTATTCCAGAACCTGCTTTCTAACGCGATCGAGTACAGTACCGATCCGCCACGGATAGACGTTTCCGCTGTGCGGAACGGTTCGGAGGTGACCGTCTCGGTCGCCGACGAGGGAACTGGTATCGATCCGGACGACAGGGAGCGCGTCTTCGAAGTGTTCCAGAGCCTACACGCCCAGAACGAGCACTCGGGAACGGGGATCGGCCTCGCGCTCTGTAAACGTATCGTCGAGCGCCACGGCGGTACCATCTGGGTCGAACCCGAACCGGGCGAAGGCGCGACCGTCTCGTTTACGCTCCCTGCTGCAAGCGGTGACGAGACGTGAGTGTTCGACGAGGCTAATCCGGCCTCTTGGTCGCACCCTATACGTGGCGATTCGGACTCTTGACCGAGCGACGACGGAGAACGAGATGGATGACCATCGTCGTCACCACCTTTCGGACGGCCGTTCGACTCCAGAAGTCGCTACCGATCGTAGCGTATACTCGATCCGTCCGTTCCCTCAGTCGCTAATGAACTTGTTGTCCCGCCAGTTGACGCCGCTTTCGCCCGAGCCGTGATCGCGCGGCCCTTCGACGACCTCGATGTTAGCCGGACGCGGTTCGCCCTCGACGATTCGGGTGGCCTCGAGTTCGCCGCCGTGCTCTGAGATGGCGGTCAGCGTACCTTTTTCCGTATTTTCTGCGATCTCACAGAGGACGAGGAACATCTCGTACTGGAGCAAGGAGTTCTGCAGGACGGTTTCGCGGTCGCCTTTGAAGGCCGCGAACTCGACGAGTTCGGATTCGATCTCCTCTTCTTCTTCTTCGTCCCAGTGGAAGGAGTTGCGACGCTCGTCGGGGTCCTCCTCGTAGACGCGGTTTTCCGTCACGCTGGCTTTGAGCTGGGCGCTGGGGGTGTACTTGCTGACGGTTTCGTCGTTGGCGACGGCTTTTAAGATGAGCGTGTTGTTCCGCCGCGTGATTTCGACGTCGTCGACCCCTTCCGGGAACGTCGCGTCGTCGATATGATCGCGGAGTTCTTCGAGGGGGAGCTCGAGCGTCGAGTGCAACCGATATACGTGTCTGGATTCCTCTGTTGACATAGTGGGAAGGTTTGCGGCGACGGTCGCTTGGGTGGTACTACGTGGGCGTGACTTATATGATCTGCTATTAACTACGTGTCACTCGAGCCCGGATAAATTCAACCGCGGGGTTTCGGTACGGATTTTACTCTGGACCGAGGGTCGCCGCCAGTTCATCACGCTCTTCTAACTCAGCGAGAATATCCGACCCTCCGACAAATTCCCCGTCGACGAACGTCTGGGGGATCGTCTCCCAGCCGCTTTGGTTCTCGAGGGCGACGCGGAACTCGTCGAGTGACTCGAGGGCGTCGACCGTCTCGTACTCGTCGCGGTACTGGTCGATCAGCCCGAGCGCTCGCTTGGAGTAGCCACACTGGGGCATCAGCGCCGTCCCCTTCATGAAGAGAACGACTTCGTTGTCCTCGATCGCCGTTTCGACTCGCTCGTCGACCTCCTCCTGGTCGAGACCCTGGTTCGGTGGAAAGTCCATGTGGGGCTGTAGGTCGGTGAGCGGGATATGCCTTGCGTCCACGAGGATCCCGCGCCGTTCCCCACCGACGAACGCAGGCCCCTGGCCGATCCGGCGTCTCTCAGCCCGGTCCGGTCACGTCGACGCCGTCCGCGAGCAGCCGCCTGCGAACCAGATCCCGGTCGACGGTACCCGATGGCGTCCGGGGAATCGATCCCGCGAACCCGACAGTCTTCGGTCGCTTGAACGACGCGAGGCGCTCTTTACAGTGCTCGAGGATCGACTCGATCGCGCGGCGCTCGCGTGCGTTCTCTCCCGTCGAGCGCCGGGACGACTCGAGGACGACCAGCGCCGAGACGCGCTCGCCCCACTCCTCGTCGGCCAGCCCGACCACGGCGGCCTCCGCGACCGCCGAGTGCGACCGGAGCGCCTCGCGGACTTCATCGGGATCGACGTTCTCGCCGCCCGTGACGATTCGGTCGCTCCGTCGATCGTGAACCCAGAGCCGGCCGCTTTCGTCCCTGCTCGCCATGTCGCCGGTGTGTAAGCCTCGCTCGTCGACGGCGGAGACCGTTCGGTCGTCGTCGAGATAGCCCGGCGACACCGTCGGACCCGAGACGACGACTTCGCCAACCTCGCCCGTTCCGACCGGGTTTCCCTCCTCGTCGACGATCGAAACGTCGGTCGTGACGAGAGCCCGTCCGACGGTTCCCGGCCGCTCGACGGCGTCCGCCGGCCGCGCCGTCGCGATCTGCGAGGCGGTTTCGGTCATCCCGTAGGTCGGGTGGACCGGAACGCCGCGGTCGCGACAGCGCTCTATGAGGTCCCGCGAGGCCGGCGCGCCGCCGAGCAGGACGAACCGGAGCGTTTCGGGCGGCGTCCAGCCCGCCTCGAGTAACCGCCGGCACATCGTCGGGACGAGCGAGACGCCGGTGATTCCGTTCGTCTCGATGATGCGGGCCGTTTCCTCGGGATCGAACGAGCGCTGGATCACGGTGGTGGTTCCGTACAGCGTCGACCGGACGAGCGGCGCGAGCCCGCCCATGTGATACATCGGCAGACAGCAGAGCCACCGGTCGTCGGGGAGGACGCCCAGCCGAAACGCCGAGCCGATCGCGCTCGCGAGGAGGTTGCCGACGGTCAGGCGGACCGCCTTCGGCTCGCCCGTCGTCCCGGACGTGAACATGAGCAGGTGGGTTCGGTCTCGCTCGAGTTCGACCGGCTGCAAGTCGGTCACTCTATCCGGCCGAAGCGAATCGACGGCGTCGTGTCCGGAATCGTCGACCGAGACGATCGGACCGTCCGTGATCTCCGTGGCCAGTTCCGCCGTCGTCGACGAACAGACCAGTCCGTCGAGGTCGAGCCGATCCGCTTTCGAGCGCAGTTCGTCCGCCGTCTCCCGGACGTTGAGCGGAGCCACGGTGACGCCCCGGCGCATCGCGGCGAAGTACACCGCGGCGAAGGCGACTCGCGTTCCGACCAGGACGCCGAGTCGGGCTTCGGCGTCGTGGTCGCAATCGGGTCCGAAGACGGCGTTCTCGAGGCCGGCGGCGACTCCGTCCACGCGCCGGTCGAACGCCGCGTACGTCCACGACTCCGTCGTTGCTCCGTCCCCGCTTCCGGCCGAACCGTCCGCTTCAGCGTCGACGCTGACGATCGCCGTCGCCGCGGGCGTCGTCGACGCGCGCACGGACAGGAGATCCCGCGTCGGCCACTCGATCGATCCGATCACTTGTCCCACACCTCGTCGATGCCGAGCCCCTTCGCCTGTGGAACCACGGCCGACCCGTTCTCGAGCAAGACGGGATCGCGACCGAGGTCCTCCGCGAGCAGTCCCGCGGTTGCGAGCCCGCAGGCGGGGACGTCCGGAATCGAGGCCGCGAGATGGACGGCACCCGTGCGGGCGACGACGCCGTCGATCGTCGTCGTCACGATCGGCGTCAACTCGAGTTCGGTCGTCCAGGCGGCCATCCTGCGCGCGACGTCGATCCCGCCCACCGCCATCGGTTTCAGGACGACGGCATCGGCCGCGCCCGACTCACAGATCGCATCGATGCCGTGTTCGAGAACGCCCTCGTCGAGTGCGATCTTCACGTCTCGCGCGCGTTCGCGGAGGGCCGCGTGTCCCTCGAGCGCACCCGCCGGCAGCGGTTGCTCGAGGATCGAGACGTCGAACTCCTCGGCTGCCTCGAGGACGCTCTCGGCCTCCTCGTAGGTCCACGCCTCGTTGGCGTCGAGGCGCAACTCGACTCCTGACCCGGCCGCACGTCGCGCCTCTCGGAGCCGTTCGACGTCCGCATCGACGGATCTGAGTCCGACTTTGAGTTTACAGCAGTCGTATCCGCGCTCGACGGCCCGGCGCGTTTGCGCTCCGGTTTCGGACGGCGAGCCGTCGCCGACGGTCGCGTTCACGGGGACGCGCCCGATCATCGGCCCCCGACAGAGATACCGATACAGCGGCGTCGCCTCCCGGTTCGCCTGCAGGTCCGAAAGCGCGAGTGAGACGGCGTGTCGGGCCGCCACCTGTCGATCGACGCTCTCCAGTGCCGCCTCCGGGCCGTCGTCTCGAAACGCCGTTCGTGCGCGCTCGAGTGCTTCCTCACAATCCGCGGTGGATTCGGTCCAGCCAGCCAGCGGCGTCGCTTCGCCGTAGCCGACCGTAGCGGGATCCGTGACCCCCTCGCCGCGATCGACGAGGCGGACCAGAAACCCATCGCGGGAGTCGATCGTCCCCGACGCCGTCTCGAGCGGACTCGAGAGCGAAAGCGAGAAGGAGCGATACTCGAGGTCGAGATTGGATTTCCCGGTCATGCTAGCACCAGCCCCGAACCGAAGAGCACCGCGAAGATCGCGAGCAGTTTGCCGGTCTCTTCCAGGGCCGGATTGAGCGCCTCACCGTCGGTCCGGGTGCAGACGGTCCGGGCGATCAGCGCCGCGTAGGGAAGCGAGGCGACCGGGAGCAAGACCGCCGGCGAGAACCCTTCGATCAGCCAGAGCCAGACCGGCGTCAGGTACGCCAGCCCGACCATGGCGACGTACTCGAGGCGGGTCCACCGATAGCCGAGTCGAACGGCGAGCGTGCGTTTGCCGGTCTCGGCGTCGGTTTCTTTGTCCCTGATGTTGTTGACGACGATGATCGCCGTCGCGAGTCCCGCGATCGGGAGGCTGGCGACGATCGCCTCGCGAGTGATCGTCCCAGGCGGAACCGTCGCCGCGAGCGGCTCCGCGAGGACCGTCGCCGCCTGAACGTAGTAGGTTCCGACGACGGCGACGAGGCCGAAAAAGACGAAGACGAACAGATCCCCGAGGCCGTGGTAGCCCAGTGGGTAGGGGCCGCCGGTGTAGGCCCAGCCACAGAGAACGCTCACGAGTCCGATCACGAGGATCGGCAGGCCGCCTTCGTAGACGAGGTACGTTCCCGACAGGATCGCCAGCGCGAAGGTCACGATCGTCGCGAGTTTGACCTGGTCCGGGGGAATAATTCCCGCCTGCGTGACGCGGGTAAACCCCTTCCTGTCGTCCGTATCCGCTCCCTTGACCGCATCGTAGTAGTCGTTCGCAAAATTGGTCCCGATCTGGATCAGCGTCGCTCCGACGAACGCGATCAGCGCCGGAAGCGGTGCGAACACGCCGTCGTGGACTGCAAGCCCCGTTCCGACGATGACGGGAGCAGCCGCCGCGGGCAACGTCTGCGGGCGTGCGGCCATCATCCACGCCTTCGTCCGTGAGATCTCGTCGGCCGTACTCATTCGTTCGAGTGTCCCACTCGAGAGAGTGTCAACGTTGGCATTGCAACCGCCCCCGGTGCCACAGACGTGGCCGTCGAAACCGGTGACGTACACCAAAATCAGTTACGGACCAACGTTCAGGGTCGGTTTCGGACGACGAGACCGACGATCGCAGCGGTAATTCCCACGATCGCAGCCGGGATCGCGAACCCGGGGATCGGATCGTCGGACGTCGAGTCATCGCCGCTCGAGGGGGCGGCCGTCTCTCCGTCGCTGTCGTCGGTTTCGTCGGATGCGTCCCCGTTATTCGCGCTCGAACCGTCCGCCTCCTCAGCGCCGTCCGTTCCGTCACCGTCCTCGACCGCGGCGTCGTCGGCCAGCGTCACTCCCTCCGGTTCGTCGGCGTCGTCGTGTTCGCCTCCGGAGCCGTCGGATTCTTCATCGCCACCGTCGACGTGGACGGTCGCGTCGCGTTCGAACACCGACTGCGGATAATCGGTGACGAGTATGGCCGAGCCGTCGGTGAGTCCGATCGTCTCCGTCGTCGGCGGAGCGTCCTCGGCTACCTCGAGTGTGACCGTCGCCGCGGGTTCGGTCGCGACCGCGCCGTCGCCTGGGGGCTCGCGCTCCTGCTCGATCGTTACCGCCCCCGTCTCGTCGTCGATAGTCGCGGAGCCGATCACCTCCGCGTCGGAATCTCCCGCCGCGAGCATCGAACGGTGCTCGACCTCGGTAGCGGTGAAGACGTCGGTATCGTAGGTGAGATCGAACGAAAGCTCACCGAGTCCGTTCGCGTCGTAATCGCCGTGATCGCTCACCATCACCTCGAGTGCGATCGTTTCGCCGGGATCGGCGTCGATTTCGCTCTCTTCGACGTAGATGATGGTCACGCTGTCGCCCGCGATGACCGGTGCCGGGACGACCGCCCCGAAGGCGAGACCACACAGAACAACGACCAGCAGGACGGTGCGTCGTCGCGATCGACCGTCGGAGACGGACGCCCGTTCCATCACCGATCCTCCAGAACGAACTCGACCGGTGGCATCTCGAGGAACGCCGTCTCGTACCCCTGGTGGCGTGCAACCTGTGGCGGCGACTCGATCGTGATCGTCACCGAGTCTCCCGGCTCGATGTCCGCGATCGACGCCCCGTAGTGGAGATCGTACTCGCCGTCGAGAGTCTGCTCGAGCGTCGATTCACCGACCACCTCGCCGTCGCGTTCGACCGTCACCGAGAGAGACATATCCGCGAGCGGAACCCGGTTGTACGGTGTTCGAGGCGAAACGAGTAGGTACCGCTCGTCGCCGTCAGCGAGCCTGAAGCCGGACTCGAAGACGGTCGCAAGCATCGCCGCGTCGCCGCTTCGCGGGAGGTCTTCCGTTTCCTCGGGAACGGAGTCCGAGGTCGGGCCGACGAGTAGCGTTCCGGGGTACTCCTCGACTCGCGGGAGCGCGGAGTACGGGACGTGGTGGTCGTGGTCGTCGTCTCCGTGTTCGTCGTGGCCGTCGTCTCCGTGTTCGTCGTGGTCGTCGTCTCCGTGTTCGTCGTGGCCGTCGTCTCCGTGTTCCCCGTGGCCGTCGTCTCCGTGCTCGCCGTGGCCATCTCCGTGTTCCCCGTGATCCATCGGACCGATCGCACCCGGGCGGCCCCAGTACTCCTCGTCGAAGTACTCGACGCCGTCGACGACCTCGTGGCGGAACTCGTCGTCATAGACGAACTCGAACGTTGCAGTCCGGCTCTCCGTCAGCCGCCCCTCGAGCGCGCCGGTTCTCGTCGTCGAGATCGACGGAATCGTCACCTCGACGGTGTAGGTGCCGTCCTCGGGCAGGGGAACGTTGTCCCCGAAGTGAAAGCCCATCCCCTGGGAGATCATCGCCCACGGCGACCGCGGCGATCCGACGCTTTCGCCGTCCCGGAAGACCCTGATCTGGGCACCTTCGTCGGCCGGAAGGACGATTCCCGTTTCCGCGTCCCAGAGTGTGAACATCATGTGAACGCCGCGGCCGTCGTCTGGATCGACCCGTTCGACCTCGTCGTCGGTCCCGCCGCCGGCGATCACCCAGAACGGGTGGGGATACGAGAGCATCGGGGCAAGCACGAACTCGCCGGCCTCGATCGGCTCGAGCATCCGCATGGCCTCGCGGTGGGTGGGTAGGTAGACTGCGGCGGGGGGATCGTCGACTTCGACGAGTTCGGGTGCAACGGTCACGTCGTCGTCCTCGGTCGACTCCCCGGTGTCTTCGTCCGGATCCTCTCCGTTTCCGCCGAGTTCGAGACAGCCCGCGGCTGCGAGAAGCCCGGTCGCTGCGCCGAGTCGAATAACCGTTCGTCGATCGATGGTGTCGTGTTCCTGCATATGTCGTGTTTGTCTGAATCGTCGTGTGATTACGTTCTTCGAGTCGGGTTCGCCGGCGGCAACGAGCGAAGGGATCGCGGCGGAATCAGGGCGTTTCCCCGGCGGTCGATGAAGATGTAGTGGCGAATGCCGTTGTTCGCGAAGGGCACGTCGAGGTCGGCACCAGTCATCGCCTCGCGCACGCGAACGAACTCGCTGATCTCGCGCTGGAGCGAGACGAAGTGAAGTCCCGGGCCGTCGTCGACGGTGTTGAAATCCCGCCGCAAGAGGAGCGGATCGCCGTTTTCTCTGGCTCGAGCGGCCTTCTGGGCGTGTCCGACGACACCGCGTTCGCGGGCGTCCGCCTCGGTCGCCTCGATGCGCTCGTCGCTCAGTTCGCTCGTCGCACCGAGTCGTTCGCCGTGATCTCCGACCATCTCTCGCTCCGCGTGTTCCGGGCTGAACATCTTCGAGACGCGCTGGTAGTGGTTTTCCTGGTCGAACCAGACCTCGAGTTGGATGTCCATCGAGGAGACGTGCTGTGTCGTCCCGCCGGCGAACGGTCCCTCCGTGATCGTAACGCGATCTTCGGTCGCTTGACTCTCCCGAAAGCCCGAGCGAAACCCCATGAAAAACGGTGCCTCCTCGGGAACCGAGTCGGGAACGCCGTCGACGTCAGTTCGCTCCGCCGGCAATCCGTCTCCGACGAAGCCGGTCCGTCGGTCGTCCTCGAGTCGCTCGAAGACGTCCGAAAGCCCCGTCTCGACCGAGACGTCGTTCACCGTTTCGCACTCACCGAACAGCCCCTCCTCGGCCTCGAGGACGACCGACGGACGATCGCTCGCGAGGTGAAAGAGGGCATCGAACTCGTCGAACGTCGGACTCTCGCGATCGGTCAGTGCCGCCGGTTCGGGCAGATCGACCGAATCGGGTACCGGATCGTCAAACCGTTCGAAATACGAGGGCGTATAGCCGATGGTGAAGACCAGCCCCTCGTTGCTCCACTCGTAGGCTCGCTCGAGCGTTTCGAAGGCCCGTTCGACGGTCTCTCGGCTCGTCTCGTCCGGGTGGTCGACCAGAGAGAGCGCCACGAGGACGTGGTGTTCGGGCAACGCTACGTTGCCGTCGTCGTCGCTCGAGAGGGCGTCGTTCCAGGCGTGCTGGCGCTCCGGAAGCGAGTCGGGATCGTCCGTTCCCGTCGGCACGTCGGTCGCTCCGCTCGCGCCGTCACCATCGACGGCGTCGAGGCAGGCGGCCAGAGCGGAGACGCCGCCCGCCGCGACCAGTGACCGAACATATTCCCGGCGGGACAGCGAGGACCGGTCGGAGAGTGTCACCAGTCGGTATACGGGGACGGAACGTCCAAAACGTTGCGCTTCGTCGTCGAATATACCGTCACCTGTGACGCCGGTGTTCGATCGTTCGACTCCAGAACTGCTGTCACGAAACCGTCTCTGACTGAACCACCACCGACAATACAGTCGAACCGTGTCGCCCACATTTCGGTATAAATTGCCACCTTCTGAGGGGCGATCACAGAGTCAGGGGGACTCATCCGCGTCTCGCGGTCGGCTGAATTCGGCACCGCGTCTCGAGGTAGCCGAATTCAGCACCGTGACTCGAGGACGGTCGGATTCTGTCGGTCGAATTCAGTAGTGCCAGGGATACTCGTCGAACGACGGCTCCCGTCCTTCGACGAACGCGTCCCGTCCTTCCGCGGCCTCGTCGGTCATGTAGCCGAGGCGGGTCGCCTCACCCGCAAACACCTGCTGGCCGATCATCCCGTCGTCGGCCATATTGAAGCCGTATTTGAGCATCCGCATCGCGGTCGGACTCTTCGAGTTGATGCGCTCGCCCCACTCGAGGGCCGTCTCCTCGAGTTCGGCGTGTGGGACGACCTCGTTGACCATGCCCATATCGGCTGCTTCCTCGGCGGAGTACGTCTTCCCGAGGAAGAACACCTCGCGGGCTTTTTTCTGGCCGATCTGTTTCGCGAGGTAGGCGGACCCGAAGCCGGCGTCGTAGCTCGCGACGTCCGGATCGGTCTGGAGGAACTTCGCGTGTTCGTCGCTCGCAAGCGTGAGATCGCAGACGACGTGGAGGGAGTGACCGCCGCCGACGGCCCAGCCGGGGACGACGCAGACGACCACCTTCGGAACGTGTCGAATGAGCCGCTGAACCTCGAGAATGTGAAGTCGTCCCTGCTCTGAAGCCCGGTCTTCGTCCCCGTCGTACTGATAGCCGTCCTCGCCCCGGATCGTCTGATCGCCGCCGGAACAGAACGCCCACCCGCCGTCGTCCGGCGAGGGACCGTTGCCCGTCAGCAGAATACAGCCGA is part of the Natrarchaeobius halalkaliphilus genome and harbors:
- a CDS encoding PAS domain S-box protein, whose amino-acid sequence is MSERSGSSEAAFWGDADDTEALGHYRSLIDSIDAGIYRLDADGRLLSVNDRIVEITGFARERLLGEHVSVLFGRDSETIEREIDRLRATPSDDSRLLDLTVETADSEQIRCELRVNVLRSDDTVQETVGIVRETGGRRRRKPEATEATFRRLFENVPGNYLIVQPGGYEIVAVSDAYLDATMTERSEILGKTLFEIFPNNPDDPADGVENLRESLERVAESGEPDTMPVTHYPIPDRGTGGGEPSEARRSPSGERTEFGGEEFEERWWNPINSPVFDPTGKIDYIVHSVEDITPIVQELQAEDEQELLHAPDTSDSQLVSGSNSQLASDIALRGQELLQQAKQSAYEQLHESEERFRALVTTTSDAVFSTNADWSEMHRLEGSDFLADTDEEGPSWVEKYVPPDDRPRVQRTIDEAIRAKRSFELEHRIVREDGTAAWIVLRATPLLNEDGEITRWLGAANDVTERVERERYLEDAKERLEAATEAGAVGTWEWHIPEDRLVTGVSFAKKFGIDPDAASEGVSFDRFASAIHDDDRERVEREIEAAIESGEEYEEEYRVWDDDDELRWVVARGHVEYDDGNPTTFPGALADITERKRFERRLEESNKRLEQFAYAASHDLQEPLRMVTSYLQLIERRYADELDEDGEEFIQFATDGADRMREMIEGLLEYSRIETRGDPFEQIDLDAVLADVRRDLQVRIEESDAEITAEPLPHVEADPGQVRQVFQNLLSNAIEYSTDPPRIDVSAVRNGSEVTVSVADEGTGIDPDDRERVFEVFQSLHAQNEHSGTGIGLALCKRIVERHGGTIWVEPEPGEGATVSFTLPAASGDET
- a CDS encoding DUF7110 family protein, which translates into the protein MSTEESRHVYRLHSTLELPLEELRDHIDDATFPEGVDDVEITRRNNTLILKAVANDETVSKYTPSAQLKASVTENRVYEEDPDERRNSFHWDEEEEEEIESELVEFAAFKGDRETVLQNSLLQYEMFLVLCEIAENTEKGTLTAISEHGGELEATRIVEGEPRPANIEVVEGPRDHGSGESGVNWRDNKFISD
- a CDS encoding glutaredoxin family protein; the protein is MDFPPNQGLDQEEVDERVETAIEDNEVVLFMKGTALMPQCGYSKRALGLIDQYRDEYETVDALESLDEFRVALENQSGWETIPQTFVDGEFVGGSDILAELEERDELAATLGPE
- a CDS encoding class I adenylate-forming enzyme family protein; the encoded protein is MIGSIEWPTRDLLSVRASTTPAATAIVSVDAEADGSAGSGDGATTESWTYAAFDRRVDGVAAGLENAVFGPDCDHDAEARLGVLVGTRVAFAAVYFAAMRRGVTVAPLNVRETADELRSKADRLDLDGLVCSSTTAELATEITDGPIVSVDDSGHDAVDSLRPDRVTDLQPVELERDRTHLLMFTSGTTGEPKAVRLTVGNLLASAIGSAFRLGVLPDDRWLCCLPMYHMGGLAPLVRSTLYGTTTVIQRSFDPEETARIIETNGITGVSLVPTMCRRLLEAGWTPPETLRFVLLGGAPASRDLIERCRDRGVPVHPTYGMTETASQIATARPADAVERPGTVGRALVTTDVSIVDEEGNPVGTGEVGEVVVSGPTVSPGYLDDDRTVSAVDERGLHTGDMASRDESGRLWVHDRRSDRIVTGGENVDPDEVREALRSHSAVAEAAVVGLADEEWGERVSALVVLESSRRSTGENARERRAIESILEHCKERLASFKRPKTVGFAGSIPRTPSGTVDRDLVRRRLLADGVDVTGPG
- a CDS encoding mandelate racemase/muconate lactonizing enzyme family protein, which translates into the protein MTGKSNLDLEYRSFSLSLSSPLETASGTIDSRDGFLVRLVDRGEGVTDPATVGYGEATPLAGWTESTADCEEALERARTAFRDDGPEAALESVDRQVAARHAVSLALSDLQANREATPLYRYLCRGPMIGRVPVNATVGDGSPSETGAQTRRAVERGYDCCKLKVGLRSVDADVERLREARRAAGSGVELRLDANEAWTYEEAESVLEAAEEFDVSILEQPLPAGALEGHAALRERARDVKIALDEGVLEHGIDAICESGAADAVVLKPMAVGGIDVARRMAAWTTELELTPIVTTTIDGVVARTGAVHLAASIPDVPACGLATAGLLAEDLGRDPVLLENGSAVVPQAKGLGIDEVWDK
- a CDS encoding 1,4-dihydroxy-2-naphthoate polyprenyltransferase — translated: MSTADEISRTKAWMMAARPQTLPAAAAPVIVGTGLAVHDGVFAPLPALIAFVGATLIQIGTNFANDYYDAVKGADTDDRKGFTRVTQAGIIPPDQVKLATIVTFALAILSGTYLVYEGGLPILVIGLVSVLCGWAYTGGPYPLGYHGLGDLFVFVFFGLVAVVGTYYVQAATVLAEPLAATVPPGTITREAIVASLPIAGLATAIIVVNNIRDKETDAETGKRTLAVRLGYRWTRLEYVAMVGLAYLTPVWLWLIEGFSPAVLLPVASLPYAALIARTVCTRTDGEALNPALEETGKLLAIFAVLFGSGLVLA
- a CDS encoding cohesin domain-containing protein encodes the protein MERASVSDGRSRRRTVLLVVVLCGLAFGAVVPAPVIAGDSVTIIYVEESEIDADPGETIALEVMVSDHGDYDANGLGELSFDLTYDTDVFTATEVEHRSMLAAGDSDAEVIGSATIDDETGAVTIEQEREPPGDGAVATEPAATVTLEVAEDAPPTTETIGLTDGSAILVTDYPQSVFERDATVHVDGGDEESDGSGGEHDDADEPEGVTLADDAAVEDGDGTDGAEEADGSSANNGDASDETDDSDGETAAPSSGDDSTSDDPIPGFAIPAAIVGITAAIVGLVVRNRP
- a CDS encoding DUF7350 domain-containing protein, with the protein product MQEHDTIDRRTVIRLGAATGLLAAAGCLELGGNGEDPDEDTGESTEDDDVTVAPELVEVDDPPAAVYLPTHREAMRMLEPIEAGEFVLAPMLSYPHPFWVIAGGGTDDEVERVDPDDGRGVHMMFTLWDAETGIVLPADEGAQIRVFRDGESVGSPRSPWAMISQGMGFHFGDNVPLPEDGTYTVEVTIPSISTTRTGALEGRLTESRTATFEFVYDDEFRHEVVDGVEYFDEEYWGRPGAIGPMDHGEHGDGHGEHGDDGHGEHGDDGHDEHGDDDHDEHGDDGHDEHGDDDHDHHVPYSALPRVEEYPGTLLVGPTSDSVPEETEDLPRSGDAAMLATVFESGFRLADGDERYLLVSPRTPYNRVPLADMSLSVTVERDGEVVGESTLEQTLDGEYDLHYGASIADIEPGDSVTITIESPPQVARHQGYETAFLEMPPVEFVLEDR